The genomic DNA GGGCACGCCACGGCATCAGAATTCGGCGATGCCGTCCAGTCCCGCGGATGGGCGGGGCTGGCGTTGAGCCGCTCGGTCTGCGCCGGCAGGCAAATCAGGCTCGGCTATCGCGACAGGCGCTTTGCGATGTGAACCGACTGCCAGTCTCCGAGCCCGGTATCGTTGAAGCCCGCCTTCTTCGCGAGACCCCGCATCTCCGCATTGGTGCGCGCCGTCTCGGCGGCGATCATCTCATGGCCGAGATCGATCGCGCGCGTCTCCATCGCCGTCATCATCTGAAGGCCAAGACCTTTGCGCTGGAAGGCATCGGCGACCGAGATGGCAAATTCGCCATGCCGTGCCGCCGCGTCATAGGCATATCGCGCTTCGCCGATGATCCT from Bradyrhizobium sp. CCBAU 53351 includes the following:
- a CDS encoding GNAT family N-acetyltransferase, which translates into the protein MSQLFPGAVVEPVELAEAKGMVCIRTASASDVESLSVYFTDLSTTSRNKRFSGARADPGVVAAECIARSSGLDNFTLLAELREDGRGRIIGEARYAYDAAARHGEFAISVADAFQRKGLGLQMMTAMETRAIDLGHEMIAAETARTNAEMRGLAKKAGFNDTGLGDWQSVHIAKRLSR